The following coding sequences lie in one Carassius carassius chromosome 1, fCarCar2.1, whole genome shotgun sequence genomic window:
- the LOC132158112 gene encoding gastrula zinc finger protein XlCGF57.1-like isoform X3 produces the protein MRDQEASTLRIKHTEDTEQTEFIEESEENEELNEVREKNHVKTSEKHLSCSQTKQTNLKTRGAKKSFTCTLCGKSLTCKYNLDVHLRVHTGEKPFTCDQCGKCFTQSLSLKVHMKIHTGEKDYKCSQCDERFSRSGDLKKHMLVHTGEKPHTCDQCGKSFTQKGSLTAHMRVHTGEKLFLCNQCGRSFSHLTHLKDHMNIHTGEKPFKCSHCDKRFSRSGNLKKHKLIHTGEKPYTCGQCGKSFTQKGNLMTHMRVHTGEKLFICNQCGKSFSLLANLKVHMNIHTGEKPFKCSHCDKRFSHSGYLKTHERIHTGEKPYTCDQCGKSFAGKGRLMAHMRVHTGEKLYTCNLCGKSLKCKYSLDCHMRVHTGEKPYTCDQCGKCFTQSVHVKEHMSIHTGEKPYKCSHCDKRFDRSGDLKKHERIHIGVKPYKCSHCDKRFSRSTHLKTHEMVHTGEKPYKCSHCNHRFSHSSNLKIHERIHTGEKPYYCTECGKCFSRPSSLHSHTKNNHTKNTVSRSSSDPALSDLMLPFHQT, from the coding sequence agtttattGAAGAAAGTGAGGAGAACGAAGAATTAAATGAAGTTCGGGAGAAGAATCATGTCAAAACTTCAGAAAAACATTTGAGTTGCTCTCAAACCAAACAGACAAATTTAAAGACAAGAGGAGCCAagaaatctttcacctgcactctgtgtggaaagagtttgacATGCAAATATAATCTTGATGTTCACttgagagttcatactggagagaaaccattcacttgtgatcagtgcgggaagtgTTTCACACAATCGTTAAGCCTTAAGGTACATATgaaaatccacactggagagaaagatTACAAGTGTTCACAATGTGACGAGAGATTCAgtcggtcaggagacctgaaGAAACACATGTtagtccacactggagagaaaccacacacatgtgatcagtgtgggaagagtttcacacaaaAAGGAAGCCTTACAGCACATATGAGAGTTCATACAGGAGAGAAACTTTTCTTATGTAATCAATGTGGAAGGAGTTTTTCACACTTAACTCACCTTAAGgatcacatgaacatccacactggagagaaacctttcaagtgttcacactgtgacaaaagattcagtcgGTCAGGAAACCTGAAGAAACACAAGttaatccacactggagagaaaccgtacacatgtggtcagtgcgggaagagttttacACAAAAAGGAAACCTTATGACACATATGAGAGTTCATACAGGAGAGAAACTGTTTATATGTaatcaatgtggaaagagtttttcactCTTAGCAAACCTTAAGgtacacatgaacatccacactggagagaaaccttttaagtgttcacactgtgacaagagattcagtcattcAGGAtacctgaaaacacatgagaggatccacactggagagaaaccgtacacatgtgatcagtgcgggaagagttttgcAGGAAAAGGAAGACTTATGGCACATATGAGAGTTCATACAGGAGAGAAACTGTACACATGTAATCTCTGTGGAAAGAGTCTGAAATGCAAATATAGTCTTGATtgtcacatgagagttcatactggagagaaaccatacacatgtgatcagtgcgggaagtgTTTCACACAATCAGTACATGTTAAAGAACACATGAgcatccacactggagaaaaaccatacaagtgttcacactgtgacaagagattcgataggtcaggagacctgaaaaaacatgagaggatccacattGGAGTGAAaccatacaagtgttcacactgtgacaagagattcagtcggtcaacacatctgaaaacacatgagatggtccacactggagagaaaccttataagtgttcacactgcaacCACAGATTCAGTCATTCATCAAATCTGAAaatacatgagaggatccacactggagagaaaccatattaCTGCACTGAATGTGGGAAGTGTTTCAGTCGTCCATCTTCTCTACACAGTCATACAAAAAACAACCACACAAAAAACACAGTAAGTAGGTCATCTTCAGATCCAGCACTTTCAGATCTGATGCTGCCTTTTCATCAAACTTGA